In one Pseudomonas sp. SG20056 genomic region, the following are encoded:
- a CDS encoding dienelactone hydrolase family protein, giving the protein MRRIHLLLLLGTALLAACASVPSPEVRRQQASALAQEQHWQSLQLQAGIFRLQAYVTPTQHEELTIYLEGDGFAWLNSRRPSSDPTPLDPIALRLALTQPSGNAAYLGRPCQYLEAERSPCQKRYWTDARFGEEVVNSLDLAADQLKARAAAQRLVLVGYSGGGALALLLAARREDVARVITVAGNLDHAAWTDHHRVTPLHNSLNPATLRASLASVEQIHLVGEQDRVIPPTLVNAFVADYPSNHRAEVKVLPGYGHNCCWVQNWPQLWQMITQSAPDQPKERPVKPTLRQ; this is encoded by the coding sequence ATGCGCCGAATTCACCTCCTGCTGTTGCTCGGCACAGCACTGCTCGCAGCATGTGCCTCTGTGCCCAGCCCTGAAGTGCGTCGCCAGCAAGCCTCAGCACTGGCACAAGAGCAGCATTGGCAGTCGCTGCAACTGCAAGCGGGGATCTTTCGGCTACAGGCCTATGTAACACCAACCCAACACGAAGAGTTAACGATCTATCTGGAAGGTGACGGTTTTGCCTGGCTCAACTCTCGCCGCCCCTCAAGCGACCCAACGCCACTCGACCCCATCGCATTACGCCTGGCTCTGACACAACCTAGCGGCAATGCCGCCTACCTGGGGAGACCCTGTCAGTATCTGGAGGCAGAACGATCGCCCTGCCAGAAACGTTATTGGACTGACGCTCGCTTCGGCGAAGAGGTGGTAAACAGCCTTGACCTGGCTGCAGACCAATTGAAAGCACGGGCCGCCGCACAGCGTCTGGTGCTAGTCGGTTATTCCGGCGGCGGAGCCCTGGCACTGCTGCTTGCCGCGCGGCGTGAGGATGTGGCGCGGGTGATAACGGTCGCAGGAAATCTTGACCATGCGGCCTGGACTGACCACCACCGAGTTACGCCACTGCATAACTCGCTTAACCCGGCCACGCTTCGCGCGAGTTTGGCGAGCGTTGAGCAGATCCATCTAGTGGGTGAACAGGATCGGGTGATACCGCCTACGTTGGTCAACGCCTTCGTTGCCGATTACCCATCCAACCATCGTGCCGAGGTCAAAGTGCTGCCGGGTTACGGCCATAATTGCTGTTGGGTACAGAATTGGCCACAGCTGTGGCAAATGATCACCCAGTCAGCACCTGATCAGCCCAAGGAAAGACCAGTTAAACCCACGCTAAGGCAATAG
- a CDS encoding transporter substrate-binding domain-containing protein codes for MRTPCRVSAVSPAFIFFLLILLAPLASADSLRVGYFDLPPHTPLPGQADTEGAAIAYFAKIAERMQLDAVSYQRYPLSRLLQMLQRDQLDMALILAKTPERETMLVYPAQPFVVVQPLLLVAREHPLQRVESVEQLLPLRLGAWQDGYRSPMLRDPRLQLQTLSSSNVLNQSLEMLQAGRLEAFYYPDDLAVRYQVQHLSMQDSIRLLPLPREHMQLYSAFSRAAAGRYLQRYERAQAEVAAQQGYAAFFSQQLLP; via the coding sequence ATGAGAACACCCTGCCGTGTTTCAGCTGTGTCGCCTGCCTTTATCTTCTTTTTGCTGATCCTGCTGGCCCCATTGGCGAGTGCCGACAGCCTGCGCGTTGGCTACTTCGACCTGCCGCCGCATACGCCGCTGCCAGGGCAGGCCGATACTGAAGGGGCGGCGATTGCCTACTTCGCAAAAATTGCCGAGCGCATGCAACTGGATGCGGTGAGTTACCAACGCTATCCGTTGTCCCGGCTGTTGCAGATGCTGCAACGTGATCAGCTGGATATGGCGCTGATCCTGGCCAAGACCCCGGAGCGTGAAACCATGCTGGTCTACCCGGCACAGCCCTTTGTGGTGGTGCAGCCGCTCTTGCTGGTGGCTCGTGAGCATCCTCTGCAGCGGGTGGAATCGGTCGAGCAACTGCTGCCCTTGCGCTTAGGTGCCTGGCAGGATGGCTACCGCTCGCCCATGCTGCGTGACCCACGCTTGCAACTGCAAACCCTGAGCAGCAGCAACGTATTGAACCAGAGCCTGGAAATGCTCCAGGCCGGGCGCCTGGAAGCGTTCTACTACCCCGATGACTTAGCCGTGCGCTATCAGGTGCAACACCTGAGCATGCAAGACAGCATTCGCCTGCTGCCGCTGCCCAGGGAGCACATGCAGTTGTATTCGGCATTCTCCCGCGCCGCAGCTGGGCGCTACCTGCAACGCTATGAGCGAGCGCAGGCCGAGGTGGCTGCGCAGCAGGGGTATGCGGCGTTTTTTAGTCAGCAGCTATTGCCTTAG
- a CDS encoding VOC family protein — protein MNLNQVTVAVSDVPRAIRFYQLLGLQLIVESLPDYARFCCPDGQASFSLSRVEQVPASQTLIYFECAELDQTVARLQAQGVEFSMLPTDQPWLWREAYLQDPDGNPLCLYHAGENRLNPPWRLS, from the coding sequence ATGAACCTGAACCAAGTCACTGTCGCGGTCAGCGATGTGCCGCGCGCGATCCGCTTTTACCAGCTGCTGGGGCTGCAACTGATTGTCGAGAGCCTGCCGGACTATGCGCGCTTCTGCTGCCCGGATGGCCAGGCGAGTTTTTCCCTGAGTCGGGTCGAACAGGTGCCGGCCAGCCAGACCCTGATCTACTTCGAGTGCGCTGAACTGGACCAGACCGTTGCCCGCCTACAGGCTCAGGGCGTCGAGTTCAGCATGCTGCCGACCGACCAACCCTGGCTGTGGCGCGAAGCCTATCTGCAAGACCCGGATGGCAATCCGCTGTGCCTGTATCACGCCGGCGAAAACCGCCTGAATCCGCCTTGGCGGCTGAGCTGA
- a CDS encoding long-chain-acyl-CoA synthetase: MSQTDLISPLRFLTRLPQHLPRVPRMLRGLYYAGIRNREKNLSLAWALERAAQQHPQRPALLDESRSLSYAQFNAWANRLAWAFKAEGVRHGSVVAVMLENRLELLAILAALSKLGAVGALVNTTQRGKVLAHSLNLVKPGFMLIGEELLTAFNEVAEQLDNPQTPHYWVADQDCLSDAGQAPAGWTNLMQLARSQASDNPPDSAKVQMKDPCFLIYTSGTTGLPKASIMSHGKWIKAYGGFGHSGLTLNNQDVLYLTLPCYHNNAVTVCWSAALAGGAAIALRRKFSASAFWADVQRYQATCFGYIGELCRYLLNQPETAAEKNNSLRCMIGNGLRPSIWAEFKARFGVEQITEFYASSEGNIGFTNVFNFDNTVGFSPATYAIVRYDLENDQAVRGKKGFLEKAKKGEAGLLISEISAKWPFDGYTDPAKSEAAILRNVFKKGDAWFNTGDLMRDIGCKHAQFVDRLGDTFRWKGENVSTTEVENVLGAFPGVEDAVVYGVEIPGTNGRCGMAALRLSEGQHLDGTALAAHLDAELPVYAAPLFIRLLGEVETTGTFKYKKADLKQAAYDPTRVQEPLWVRLPGESCFTPLDHALFSAISQQAYRF; this comes from the coding sequence ATGAGCCAGACCGATCTGATTTCCCCGCTGCGTTTTCTCACCCGCTTGCCGCAGCATCTGCCGCGTGTACCGCGCATGCTGCGCGGCCTGTATTACGCGGGCATCCGCAACCGTGAAAAGAACCTGTCGCTGGCCTGGGCGCTGGAACGGGCGGCGCAGCAACACCCGCAGCGTCCGGCGCTGCTGGATGAGTCGCGCAGTCTCAGTTATGCCCAGTTCAACGCCTGGGCCAACCGCCTGGCCTGGGCGTTCAAGGCCGAAGGCGTGCGCCATGGCAGTGTGGTGGCGGTGATGCTGGAAAATCGCCTGGAGTTGCTGGCGATTCTCGCGGCGCTGAGCAAGCTCGGTGCGGTCGGAGCCCTGGTCAACACCACCCAACGCGGCAAGGTGCTGGCGCACAGCCTGAATCTGGTCAAACCGGGCTTTATGCTGATCGGCGAAGAACTGCTCACTGCCTTCAATGAGGTCGCCGAGCAACTCGACAACCCGCAGACACCGCATTACTGGGTAGCCGACCAGGATTGCCTCAGCGATGCCGGCCAGGCACCGGCTGGCTGGACCAACCTGATGCAACTGGCGCGCAGCCAGGCCAGCGATAACCCGCCTGACAGCGCCAAGGTGCAGATGAAAGACCCCTGCTTTCTGATCTACACCTCCGGCACCACCGGGCTGCCCAAGGCCTCGATCATGAGCCACGGCAAGTGGATCAAGGCCTATGGCGGCTTCGGCCACTCCGGCCTGACCCTGAACAATCAGGATGTGCTCTACCTGACCCTACCCTGTTACCACAACAACGCCGTCACCGTGTGCTGGAGCGCTGCCTTGGCTGGCGGCGCGGCCATCGCCCTACGGCGCAAGTTTTCCGCCAGCGCCTTCTGGGCGGATGTGCAGCGCTATCAGGCCACCTGCTTCGGCTATATCGGCGAGCTGTGCCGCTACCTGCTTAACCAGCCCGAGACGGCCGCCGAAAAGAACAACAGCCTGCGCTGCATGATCGGCAACGGCCTGCGCCCCTCGATCTGGGCCGAGTTCAAGGCTCGCTTTGGGGTCGAGCAGATCACCGAGTTCTATGCCTCCAGCGAAGGCAATATCGGTTTTACCAACGTGTTCAACTTCGACAATACCGTGGGCTTCTCCCCCGCCACCTATGCCATCGTGCGTTACGACCTGGAGAACGACCAGGCGGTACGTGGCAAGAAAGGCTTTCTGGAAAAAGCCAAGAAAGGCGAAGCGGGTCTGCTGATCAGCGAGATCAGCGCCAAGTGGCCGTTCGACGGTTACACCGACCCGGCCAAGAGCGAAGCGGCAATCCTGCGCAACGTGTTCAAGAAGGGCGATGCCTGGTTCAACACCGGCGACCTGATGCGCGACATCGGCTGCAAGCATGCGCAATTCGTCGACCGCCTCGGCGATACCTTCCGCTGGAAAGGCGAAAACGTCTCCACCACCGAGGTGGAGAACGTCCTTGGTGCCTTCCCAGGCGTCGAGGATGCGGTGGTCTATGGCGTGGAAATCCCCGGCACCAATGGCCGCTGTGGCATGGCCGCGCTGCGCCTGAGCGAAGGTCAGCACTTGGACGGTACCGCCCTCGCCGCACACCTGGATGCCGAATTGCCGGTGTACGCCGCACCGCTGTTTATCCGCCTGCTCGGCGAGGTGGAAACCACCGGCACCTTCAAATACAAGAAGGCCGACCTCAAGCAGGCCGCCTACGACCCGACGCGGGTGCAGGAGCCGCTGTGGGTGCGCCTCCCCGGCGAATCGTGCTTTACGCCGCTGGATCACGCCCTGTTCAGTGCCATCAGCCAGCAGGCCTACCGCTTCTGA
- a CDS encoding RNA polymerase sigma factor — protein sequence MNRPLTDDDAALLRRYRRGDAAAFAELYERHRLGLFRFLLGLCGDHALAEEVFQDTWMSLIRSQSEQREAVLFKTWLYQIARNRLIDTWRKHGRHQAGHAEYDEQQHAPHDPQPGPEQQLSLSRDQQRLEAALADLPAEQREVFLLRAHGDLDLAEIAELTQIPAETVKSRLRYALQKLRRLLADPAAEELSA from the coding sequence GTGAATCGACCCCTCACGGATGACGACGCCGCCTTGTTGCGGCGTTACCGCCGCGGTGATGCGGCGGCTTTTGCCGAGTTGTATGAGCGTCACCGGCTCGGCCTGTTTCGCTTTCTATTGGGCTTGTGCGGCGACCATGCCTTGGCCGAAGAGGTGTTTCAGGACACCTGGATGAGCCTGATCCGCAGCCAGAGCGAACAGCGCGAGGCGGTGCTGTTCAAGACCTGGCTGTACCAGATCGCGCGCAACCGCTTGATCGACACCTGGCGCAAGCATGGTCGGCACCAGGCGGGGCATGCTGAATATGATGAACAGCAGCATGCCCCGCACGACCCACAGCCGGGGCCTGAGCAGCAGCTCAGCCTGAGCCGTGATCAGCAGCGTTTAGAGGCCGCCCTGGCAGATCTACCGGCGGAGCAGCGCGAAGTATTCCTGTTGCGCGCCCATGGTGATCTGGATCTGGCCGAGATCGCCGAACTGACCCAGATCCCTGCTGAAACAGTGAAAAGCCGTTTGCGCTATGCCCTGCAAAAGTTACGTCGGCTGCTGGCTGACCCGGCCGCCGAGGAGTTGTCCGCATGA
- a CDS encoding VWA domain-containing protein, which yields MSAYPVLLTRPLLAGFAAGVLISLGACSAANPDAPATEAGSPQLSDQSNQRERAELHEQLAAPAELQRKSQVAGRAMLPSVAYAPMPMSVQADALPQGYRDQNREQYQKLAGNPVHAVAETPVSTFSIDVDTGSYANVRRFLNGGQLPPQDAVRLEELVNYFPYTYPLPSGDVPFGVHTELAATPWNSQSRLLRIAIKASDMQVEQLPPANLVFLVDVSGSMDRRDGLPMVQSTLKLLVEQLRAQDKVSLVVYAGSSSVVLEPTAGSEKAKIRAAIDQLTAGGSTAGESGIQLAYQQAQQGFIDGGINRILLATDGDFNVGISDFETLKQLAVDKRKTGVSLTTLGFGTDNYNEQLMEQLADAGDGNYAYIDNLREARKVLVDQLSSTLATVASDVKIQVEFNPAEVSEYRLLGYENRALKREDFSNDKVDAGEIGAGHTVTALYEVVPVGGKGWLEPLRYQAVPKTKGKAGELAWLRIRYKAPGQNVSKLLEQPIQAADVPVISQASEDLRFAAAVAAFAQQLKGDTYTGRFSLADSAELARNAKGDDRFGLRGEFVQLVELAQSLQTASNPSTTARVQQ from the coding sequence ATGTCTGCTTACCCCGTATTGCTTACCCGTCCTCTGCTTGCCGGTTTTGCCGCTGGTGTATTGATTAGCCTCGGCGCGTGCAGCGCCGCCAACCCTGATGCGCCGGCCACCGAGGCGGGTAGTCCGCAGCTCAGCGATCAGTCTAATCAGCGTGAACGTGCCGAGTTGCATGAGCAGCTGGCCGCTCCGGCTGAGCTACAACGCAAAAGCCAGGTGGCGGGCAGGGCGATGTTGCCCAGCGTGGCCTATGCGCCGATGCCGATGTCTGTGCAGGCCGATGCCTTGCCGCAGGGCTACCGTGACCAGAACCGCGAGCAGTATCAGAAACTGGCAGGCAACCCCGTGCATGCAGTCGCCGAGACGCCGGTATCGACCTTCAGCATCGATGTGGATACCGGCAGCTATGCCAATGTGCGGCGTTTCCTTAATGGCGGGCAGTTGCCGCCGCAGGATGCGGTGCGCCTGGAGGAACTGGTCAACTACTTCCCCTATACCTATCCACTGCCGAGTGGCGATGTGCCGTTCGGCGTGCACACCGAACTGGCGGCCACACCGTGGAACTCGCAAAGCCGCCTGCTGCGTATCGCCATCAAGGCTTCCGACATGCAGGTAGAACAACTGCCGCCGGCCAACCTGGTGTTTCTGGTGGATGTCTCCGGCTCGATGGACCGCCGCGATGGCCTACCCATGGTGCAAAGCACCTTGAAGCTGCTGGTCGAGCAGCTGCGTGCTCAGGATAAGGTATCGCTGGTGGTGTACGCCGGCTCCTCCAGCGTGGTGCTGGAACCAACTGCCGGGAGTGAGAAAGCCAAGATCCGTGCGGCCATTGATCAGCTGACGGCGGGCGGTTCAACGGCGGGCGAGTCGGGCATTCAACTGGCCTATCAGCAGGCGCAGCAGGGCTTTATCGACGGTGGCATCAACCGCATCCTGCTGGCCACCGATGGCGACTTCAACGTCGGCATCAGCGACTTCGAAACCCTCAAGCAACTGGCGGTGGATAAACGCAAGACTGGCGTATCCCTGACCACCCTGGGCTTTGGCACCGACAACTACAACGAGCAGTTGATGGAGCAGCTGGCCGATGCCGGCGACGGCAACTACGCCTATATCGACAACCTGCGCGAGGCACGCAAGGTGCTGGTCGATCAGCTCAGCTCGACCCTGGCGACGGTGGCCAGCGATGTGAAAATCCAGGTTGAGTTCAACCCGGCCGAGGTCAGCGAATATCGGCTGTTGGGTTATGAAAATCGCGCCCTGAAGCGTGAGGATTTCAGCAACGACAAGGTCGATGCCGGCGAAATCGGCGCAGGCCACACGGTCACCGCGCTGTATGAAGTGGTGCCGGTGGGCGGCAAGGGCTGGCTGGAGCCGCTGCGCTATCAGGCCGTGCCGAAAACCAAAGGCAAGGCGGGCGAACTGGCCTGGCTGCGCATTCGCTACAAGGCGCCAGGGCAGAACGTCAGCAAGCTGCTGGAGCAACCGATTCAGGCTGCCGATGTGCCTGTCATCAGCCAGGCTAGCGAAGACCTGCGCTTTGCTGCTGCCGTGGCTGCCTTCGCCCAGCAGCTTAAAGGCGATACCTACACCGGGCGTTTCAGTCTGGCCGACAGCGCCGAGCTGGCGCGCAATGCCAAGGGCGATGACCGCTTCGGTCTGCGCGGCGAGTTTGTACAGCTGGTGGAACTGGCGCAGAGCCTGCAAACTGCGTCGAATCCTTCAACGACCGCACGAGTACAGCAGTGA
- a CDS encoding transporter substrate-binding domain-containing protein — protein sequence MRIIAALLCLLLGSPGARGSDFSVGVEAIDFYPIYDGTSAHYRGYGRDVLDHFASKYGYRFHYVHLPVKRLYRNFLTTNELDFKFPDNPLWQREMRKDKSLTYSETVYQAVEGLFVLPANRDKSLAQLATIATVRGVDAWPYKADIANGVIELQFANTQDSLLALARQGRVGGIFYEASALNWHQYTHDTPADDRLVLNERLPHYRPQFFLSTRTQPQIIAQFNQFLQDEADLLQRLKVKYGLPDVEAP from the coding sequence GTGCGGATAATTGCAGCGTTGCTTTGCCTGCTGCTGGGTAGTCCGGGCGCACGTGGAAGTGACTTTTCTGTGGGGGTTGAGGCGATCGACTTCTACCCGATCTACGACGGCACATCGGCTCATTACCGTGGCTACGGGCGGGATGTATTGGATCATTTCGCCAGTAAATATGGTTACCGCTTCCACTATGTTCACTTGCCGGTGAAGCGCCTGTACCGCAACTTTCTCACTACCAACGAACTGGATTTCAAGTTCCCGGATAATCCGTTGTGGCAGCGTGAAATGCGTAAGGACAAATCGCTTACCTACAGCGAGACCGTCTACCAGGCTGTTGAGGGATTGTTCGTACTACCGGCGAACCGTGACAAATCGCTTGCGCAGCTGGCGACGATTGCCACCGTAAGGGGGGTCGATGCCTGGCCTTACAAAGCCGATATCGCCAACGGTGTTATCGAACTGCAATTCGCCAACACTCAGGACAGCCTGCTGGCACTGGCTCGGCAGGGTCGGGTGGGTGGCATCTTCTACGAAGCCAGTGCGCTCAACTGGCATCAGTACACGCACGATACCCCGGCGGATGACAGGCTTGTGTTGAACGAGCGTTTACCGCATTACCGGCCGCAGTTTTTTCTGTCCACGCGTACGCAGCCGCAGATCATTGCCCAGTTCAACCAGTTTTTGCAGGATGAAGCGGATCTGTTGCAACGGCTAAAGGTCAAGTACGGGCTGCCGGATGTAGAGGCGCCCTAA
- a CDS encoding PLP-dependent aminotransferase family protein: protein MTNLLLYQRIAQQLAEDIRRGVYQPGERVPSVRKMSAQLSVSHATVLQAYANLEDQGLIRARPQSGFYVHQTPALTAPTPDIARVERPGLVTRSSIINQVLTESRREGVFPLGAAVPHVDYLPVRALHQQLAKVTRFHSARAFSYMFSPGFEPLRRQVAIRMRDAGVVVDPTEVVITHGCVDALQMSLRVLTKPGDLIAAESPTYYGLLQLADLLGLKVIEIPSDPTTGISLEALQLAANQWPIKALVLTARLSNPLGGTIPEERQRQLLRLAGDYDIQIIEDDIYGELMFEQGPTKALKSHDREGRVIYCSSFSKTLSPGVRIGWIVAGKYQDEIQRLQTFSTHSACSVTQMAVAAYLENGGYDRHLRFIRQEYRKNLSAFQLAVQQYFPEGTQMSRPKGGFILWVSLPARVNTKDLHVRALQQGISIAPGLIFSNTEQFNHCIRLNCGIPWNREAERALMTLGMLAGQLCQEGMATS from the coding sequence ATGACCAATCTGTTGCTTTATCAGCGCATTGCCCAGCAACTGGCGGAAGATATCCGTCGCGGCGTTTACCAGCCCGGTGAGCGGGTGCCTTCGGTGCGCAAGATGAGTGCGCAGCTCAGCGTCAGCCACGCCACTGTGCTACAGGCCTATGCCAATCTGGAAGATCAGGGCTTGATTCGCGCCCGCCCGCAGTCTGGCTTTTACGTGCACCAGACGCCGGCCCTGACTGCACCCACTCCCGATATCGCCCGCGTAGAACGCCCTGGTCTGGTCACGCGCAGCAGCATCATCAATCAGGTGCTCACCGAATCGCGCCGCGAGGGGGTGTTTCCGCTTGGCGCGGCAGTACCGCATGTCGATTACCTGCCGGTGCGTGCATTGCACCAGCAATTGGCCAAGGTCACCCGTTTTCACAGCGCGCGGGCCTTCAGCTATATGTTCAGCCCCGGTTTTGAGCCGTTACGCCGTCAGGTGGCGATCCGCATGCGCGATGCTGGCGTGGTGGTCGACCCAACTGAGGTGGTGATTACCCACGGTTGTGTGGATGCCCTGCAGATGAGCCTGCGCGTGCTGACCAAACCCGGTGATCTGATCGCCGCCGAGTCGCCGACTTATTACGGCCTGCTGCAACTGGCTGACCTGCTCGGCCTGAAAGTCATCGAAATTCCCAGCGACCCGACCACCGGTATCAGCTTGGAAGCGTTGCAACTGGCGGCCAACCAGTGGCCGATCAAGGCGCTGGTGCTGACCGCGCGGCTGAGCAATCCGCTGGGCGGCACTATTCCGGAAGAGCGCCAGCGTCAGTTGCTGCGCCTGGCCGGTGATTACGATATCCAGATCATCGAAGACGATATCTACGGTGAACTGATGTTTGAGCAAGGCCCGACCAAGGCGCTCAAATCCCATGATCGCGAAGGGCGGGTGATCTACTGTTCGAGCTTTTCCAAGACTCTGTCGCCGGGGGTGCGCATCGGCTGGATTGTTGCCGGCAAGTACCAGGATGAGATTCAGCGCCTGCAAACCTTCAGCACTCATTCGGCGTGCAGCGTCACGCAGATGGCGGTAGCGGCCTATCTGGAGAACGGCGGTTATGACCGCCACCTGCGTTTTATCCGCCAGGAGTACCGCAAGAACCTCAGCGCCTTTCAGCTGGCGGTGCAGCAGTACTTCCCCGAAGGCACGCAGATGAGCCGGCCCAAGGGTGGTTTTATTCTCTGGGTCAGCCTGCCGGCGCGGGTCAATACCAAGGACCTGCACGTGCGCGCGCTGCAGCAGGGCATCAGCATCGCGCCGGGGTTGATCTTCAGTAATACCGAGCAGTTCAACCACTGCATCCGCCTGAACTGCGGCATCCCGTGGAACCGCGAAGCCGAGCGTGCCTTGATGACTTTGGGCATGCTGGCCGGTCAGCTGTGTCAGGAGGGTATGGCTACTTCCTGA
- a CDS encoding OmpA family protein has product MKPTQLSLLAIFAAVVLTGCASSHSTSEQALQGAHTAFQQVKEDADVLRSAPKDLIRAGESLAKADRLSSYWGSAADVSHYAYLSQQYSAIAGQKSTLNLNQERAVKLELERQRLQLALREAKLLSVQDQSSWLEEQMVSLATSQSERGLVMTLGDVLFDAGHTDLKASANRTVLKLVQFLQLNPRRVVRIEGYTDSRGDAQENLELSRARAQAVADVLVDLGIDGKRIEVQGHGESFPVTENASAKGRAQNRRVEIVFSDEQGNLGSSR; this is encoded by the coding sequence ATGAAGCCGACTCAGCTAAGCCTGCTGGCAATTTTCGCGGCTGTGGTGTTGACGGGCTGCGCCTCATCGCACAGCACCAGTGAGCAGGCACTGCAGGGCGCACACACGGCCTTCCAGCAGGTCAAGGAAGATGCCGATGTGCTGCGTAGCGCGCCCAAAGACCTGATTCGCGCGGGCGAGTCGCTGGCCAAGGCTGATCGCCTGTCGAGCTACTGGGGCAGCGCCGCTGATGTCAGCCACTATGCCTATCTCAGTCAGCAATACAGTGCGATTGCCGGGCAGAAGAGCACGCTCAATCTGAATCAGGAGCGCGCGGTCAAACTGGAGCTGGAGCGTCAGCGCCTGCAGCTGGCCCTGCGTGAGGCCAAGCTGCTCAGTGTGCAGGATCAGAGCAGTTGGCTTGAAGAGCAGATGGTCAGCCTGGCCACCAGCCAAAGTGAGCGCGGCCTGGTGATGACCCTGGGCGATGTGCTGTTTGATGCCGGCCACACTGACCTCAAAGCATCAGCCAACCGTACGGTACTGAAGTTGGTGCAGTTCCTTCAGCTCAACCCCCGGCGCGTCGTGCGCATCGAGGGCTATACCGACAGTCGCGGCGATGCTCAGGAAAACCTCGAACTGTCCCGTGCTCGCGCTCAGGCAGTGGCCGACGTACTGGTCGATCTGGGCATTGATGGCAAACGCATTGAAGTACAGGGCCATGGCGAAAGCTTCCCGGTCACCGAAAATGCCTCGGCTAAAGGCCGAGCGCAGAATCGTCGGGTAGAGATCGTGTTCTCTGATGAGCAAGGCAATTTAGGCTCGTCACGCTGA
- a CDS encoding DUF4398 domain-containing protein codes for MIYRRICAALLPLMLSACASDPAPNEQLRLTEQALSQAKALGISAEQSAALRLAEEKLALAQAAIQDEDYKQARVYAEQAELDARLAEAEHLTEKSQQQLAELSNSINRLRKQLGGLQ; via the coding sequence GTGATTTATCGACGTATCTGTGCGGCCTTGCTGCCGCTCATGCTCAGTGCCTGCGCATCTGATCCTGCGCCTAATGAGCAACTGCGCTTGACCGAACAGGCGCTCAGTCAGGCTAAGGCGCTGGGTATTTCCGCCGAGCAGTCTGCTGCGCTGCGCCTGGCCGAGGAAAAACTTGCCCTGGCGCAAGCGGCCATACAGGACGAAGACTACAAGCAGGCACGGGTGTATGCCGAACAGGCCGAGTTAGATGCGCGGCTAGCCGAAGCTGAGCACCTGACCGAGAAAAGCCAGCAGCAACTGGCCGAGCTGAGTAACTCCATCAATCGCTTGCGCAAACAGCTGGGAGGCTTGCAATGA
- a CDS encoding transporter substrate-binding domain-containing protein has translation MLERGFYRSFLLLFAVLLIPAFAVAAGKCERLVATGNPEYPPYLWRDPQNPQQLIGANADLLQHLAKELGVVVDIIYTGPWSRAQDEVRTGRVDLIAGAFLTLPRLEIMDYVHPAFFFTPSVVWVHRGNEFPYAGWDDLRNRTGDTLVNNSFGQTFDAYAKSNLTLEGVASLTQAFQKLLLGRTDYVLYERYPGQALADSLGMQDDLLVLDPPISSEGLYLTLSHNSACNDAWLRGMLAKKMNEAIASGLPDVLLQRNLQRWKDQQLTPSGDAEQ, from the coding sequence ATGCTTGAGCGTGGTTTTTATAGGTCGTTTCTCTTGCTGTTCGCTGTACTGCTGATACCGGCGTTTGCCGTTGCCGCAGGCAAGTGCGAGCGCCTGGTGGCGACAGGTAACCCGGAGTACCCGCCATATCTCTGGCGCGACCCGCAGAATCCTCAACAGCTGATCGGTGCTAACGCCGATCTGTTGCAGCACCTGGCCAAAGAGCTGGGCGTAGTGGTGGACATCATCTATACCGGGCCTTGGTCACGGGCGCAGGATGAAGTGCGCACCGGCCGTGTCGACCTGATTGCCGGGGCGTTTCTGACCTTGCCGCGCCTGGAAATCATGGATTACGTGCATCCAGCGTTTTTCTTCACCCCAAGTGTGGTGTGGGTGCATCGCGGTAACGAGTTCCCCTATGCCGGCTGGGATGATTTGCGTAATCGCACTGGCGATACCTTGGTCAACAACAGTTTTGGCCAGACCTTTGATGCCTATGCCAAGAGCAACCTGACTCTGGAGGGGGTTGCCAGCCTGACTCAGGCGTTCCAGAAGCTCTTGCTGGGGCGTACCGACTATGTGCTGTACGAGCGTTATCCGGGGCAGGCTTTAGCCGATAGCCTGGGCATGCAGGACGATCTGCTGGTGCTCGATCCACCGATCTCCAGCGAAGGTTTGTACCTGACGTTGTCGCATAACTCGGCCTGCAACGATGCGTGGCTACGCGGCATGTTGGCGAAGAAAATGAATGAGGCAATTGCCAGTGGTTTGCCGGATGTTTTGCTGCAACGCAATCTGCAGCGTTGGAAAGATCAACAGCTCACACCCAGCGGTGACGCTGAACAGTAG